A genomic segment from Antedon mediterranea chromosome 6, ecAntMedi1.1, whole genome shotgun sequence encodes:
- the LOC140051370 gene encoding uncharacterized protein, whose protein sequence is MFSAFPKIFHQWIGIHVIMGTINTCIVITMLIPFISGQFEGDVRLMPEESDYNFVQVYHDSQWGAVCSGQQWDRNDGDVICRQLGLGRARYVFTAYGRDSNSVYNSVNVSQGEPIWLADLQCNGNEDRVAECERPIEWGSRSPICYRAGIECSKAESESYRYIGCYNDNLGGEPLLKGYGCNVNKDPRCHEFGCLNRCVNSLMTVELCANICCDEFKYFGLEFRNECYCGQTNVSYYMYGQSSDDNCVAPCNGNSSQNCGSNQEISLYECGPTLMPDILEETKVSDATLPPLWGSSPSNNGHFLKPIIMYLIIGGVIGIAIMIIIVYAVYMRKSNQSHMRQIGDISIYCEPDHIQLPNGTGNVEKYLEAEYNFISERQIIEEKEHMYKATLLPNGAIAPSIVRTSGSEPNAEEEGAIGYASVAADCKDDEYCVPIIPAKTVVCKEKKPVAPPRQSSLEKGQRHTASNDPLYAQPKKLLVGLPKKTDSKIEYYATSDVVTNADENEDMRDYRYMSSLTDTGYTKLDDQGRVVNEEYAHIKD, encoded by the exons ATGTTTTCGGCATTTCCCAAAATATTTCATCAGTGGATAGGCATACACGTTATAATGGGCACTATAAATACTTGCATTGTTATAACAATGCTGATTCCATTTATTAGTG GTCAATTTGAAGGAGATGTTCGATTAATGCCGGAAGAATCAGACTATAACTTTGTACAAGTTTACCACGACAGCCAATGGGGAGCAGTATGCAGTGGTCAACAGTGGGATAGGAACGACGGTGACGTCATTTGCCGACAGTTGG GACTAGGTAGAGCTCGGTACGTATTCACAGCATATGGACGAGACAGTAACTCAGTGTACAATAGTGTCAACGTAAGTCAAGGGGAGCCCATCTGGTTGGCTGATCTACAATGTAATGGTAACGAAGATCGGGTAGCTGAATGCGAAAGACCAATTGAGTGGGGTTCACGCTCTCCAATATGCTACCGTGCTGGAATTGAATGCTCAAAAGCTG AGAGCGAAAGTTACAGATACATTGGTTGTTACAACGATAACCTTGGTGGTGAGCCCTTGTTGAAGGGGTATGGATGCAATGTGAACAAAGACCCTAGATGCCATGAATTCGGGTGTCTTAACAGATGCGTTAACAGCCTGATGACAGTAGAGCTATGTGCCAACATTTGCTGTGATGAATTCAAATATTTTGGACTTGAATTTCGCAACGAGTGTTATTGCGGGCAAACAAATGTTTCGTATTACATGTATGGCCAGTCATCTGATGACAACTGCGTTGCTCCATGCAATGGAAACTCCTCCCAGAATTGTGGGAGTAATCAAGAGATAAGCCTATACGAATGTGGTCCCA cttTAATGCCAGATATACTTGAGGAAACTAAGGTTAGTGATGCCACGCTTCCGCCATTATGGGGAAGTTCACCATCCAATAACGGACACTTCTTAAAACCGATAA TTATGTACCTAATTATTGGTGGCGTAATTGGTATTGCTATAATGATTATAATTGTCTATGCTGTTTACATGAG GAAATCAAATCAATCCCATATGCGGCAAATTG GTGATATATCGATATATTGCGAACCAGATCACATTCAACTACCAAATGGCACAGGAAATGTTGAAAAGTACCTGGAAGCAGAATACAATTTTATATCCGAGAGGCAAATTATAGAAGAAAAAGAGCACATGTATAAAGCGACATTACTTCCAAATGGCGCTATAGCACCTTCAATCGTTAGGACTTCAGGGAGCGAGCCCAATGCTGAAGAGGAAGGAGCAATTGGATACGCCTCAGTTGCTGCTGACTGCAAAGATGACGAATATTGTGTACCAATTATTCCAGCTAAAACTGTTGTGTGCAAAGAAAAGAAACCAGTAGCACCACCCCGACAGTCATCTCTAGAAAAAGGACAAAGGCACACAGCAAGCAACGACCCATTGTATGCTCAACCTAAAAAACTGTTAGTAGGTTTACCAAAGAAAACGGACAGTAAAATCGAATACTACGCAACTTCTGATGTAGTAACGAACGCAGATGAGAATGAAGACATGAGGGATTACCGATATATGTCTTCATTAACGGATACTGGGTACACAAAACTGGATGATCAGGGAAGAGTCGTGAATGAGGAGTACGCGCATATTAAGGACTGA
- the LOC140052513 gene encoding uncharacterized protein — translation MIGYRITLFLLCIVEVLSCNVGRININNSCYDFVKPEQNLTWMDALKGCIDSGGSLASFETDSEQDAVRNHRYALYKTEEKFYIGLYSQGITPMWVSGEYLSSDRWSLKSAPQGDHSCEGTVLDISDNNWLRVMCTVRYHNIGYICEYGTPALKSTHLPVLYPTKQLTTVEETQKTKNDLTALCPSDRFVHGNSCYEFVEDPNTYNWTYAVKSCSSKGGQLVSLETEEENDALINSLKTNYLYKELYIGLRLPKNEENAKWLSGAPLTYNRHGAAASTFRCTTIFAFQSVWFSRPCDAGIPVGHGYICEYTRESITNPVTSGNSDFTANVTSIQQIKKGDDNTLNMGVLISVIIVLFILVLVVIALLWRRSKIRKQHITSPQEIPSTAFTGGTNKDIAKEGVSVPVYMQLETSDIIRETPNTGLEININPRCKSVNQVNQELEGRYYEIQQLHPTETDLPKERFSSKNISRANTVFRLSGRKKFEDKKQSQTEIKSNRPKTCKPQYIAGQERTCYAHSNLGFTSNTCTLPKQSSCSVESEHLYNKPVYDVCGPAQCGAEQIYTIPCTVTLSSKQHSTNIETEHYYSSMTDPDNEQSVQSNGVYFVLEKPDNVEKADYGTLSKEVENEIYESGS, via the exons ATGATAGGATATCGGATAACTCTTTTCTTGCTCTGTATTGTTGAAG TACTAAGCTGCAATGTTGGACGGATTAATATCAACAATTCATGCTATGATTTTGTCAAGCCAGAACAAAACCTTACTTGGATGGACGCTCTCAAAGGCTGTATAGACTCCGGTGGAAGTTTAGCCAGTTTTGAAACAGATTCGGAGCAAGATGCGGTGAGGAATCACCGATATGCACTATATAAAACCGAAGAGAAGTTTTATATTGGTCTATATAGTCAAGGAATTACTCCGATGTGGGTGTCTGGGGAATATTTGTCGTCAGACAGATGGAGCTTAAAATCAGCACCACAAGGAGATCATTCGTGCGAAGGAACTGTATTGGACATTTCAGATAATAATTGGCTTCGAGTAATGTGTACAGTTCGATACCACAACATTGGATATATATGCGAGTACG GAACACCGGCTTTAAAATCCACACATCTTCCTGTGTTATACCCGACAAAACAACTAACTACAGTTGAGGAAACacagaaaacaaaaaatgaCTTAACTG CGCTTTGTCCCTCGGATCGTTTTGTTCATGGGAATTCCTGTTACGAGTTTGTAGAAGATCCTAACACCTACAATTGGACATACGCTGTCAAATCCTGCTCATCAAAAGGCGGTCAACTTGTAAGTTTggaaactgaagaagaaaacgATGCATTAATCAACAGTCTTAAAACAAACTACCTTTATAAAGAGCTATATATTGGTCTTAGACTCccaaaaaatgaagaaaacGCCAAATGGTTATCAGGAGCACCTCTTACGTACAATCGTCATGGAGCGGCAGCATCAACTTTCAGATGTACTACAATATTTGCCTTCCAGTCAGTATGGTTTTCTAGACCTTGTGATGCCGGGATACCCGTTGGACACGGGTACATATGCGAATATACTAGAG AATCTATTACTAACCCGGTAACTTCAG GAAATTCTGACTTTACTGCTAACGTCACAAGTATACAGCAAATTAAGAAAGGTGACGACAACACATTGAATATGG GTGTTTTAATTTCggttattattgtattgtttatccTGGTATTGGTGGTAATTGCTCTGTTATGGAGGAG GAGCAAGATCAGAAAGCAACATATTACGTCACCTCAGGAAATACCATCGACAGCGTTTACAGGCGGAACAAATAAAGACATTGCCAAAGAAGGGGTTTCAGTGCCAGTTTATATGCAACTTGAAACTTCAGATATTATTAGAGAAACACCAAACACTGGCTTAGAAATTAACATCAATCCAAGATGCAAATCAGTAAATCAAGTGAATCAGGAGTTAGAGGGGAGATATTACGAAATTCAACAATTACATCCAACAGAAACAGATCTCCCTAAAGAAAGATTCAGTAGTAAAAATATTTCTAGAGCAAATACTGTTTTTCGATTGAGTGGTAGGAAGAAATTTGAAGACAAGAAGCAAAGTCAAACAGAAATTAAAAGCAATCGACCTAAAACTTGTAAGCCTCAGTATATTGCAGGACAAGAAAGAACATGCTACGCACACTCGAACTTGGGCTTCACTTCCAACACTTGTACCTTACCAAAGCAAAGTTCATGTTCTGTAGAGAGTGAACATTTATACAACAAACCAGTGTATGACGTTTGCGGACCTGCGCAATGTGGTGCTGAACAGATATATACAATTCCGTGCACTGTAACACTTTCCAGTAAACAACATTCTACCAACATTGAAACTGAGCATTATTATTCTTCAATGACTGATCCAGATAATGAACAGTCTGTCCAATCAAATGGAGTCTATTTTGTTTTGGAAAAGCCAGACAATGTTGAGAAAGCAGATTATGGAACATTAAGCAAAGAAGTTGAAAATGAAATTTACGAAAGCGGTTCCTAA